One window from the genome of Cervus elaphus chromosome 8, mCerEla1.1, whole genome shotgun sequence encodes:
- the LOC122698940 gene encoding gamma-crystallin B yields MGKITFYEDRGFQGHCYECSSDCPNLQPYFSRCNSVRVDSGCWMLYERPNYQGHQYFLRRGDYPDYQQWMGLSDSVRSCRLIPPHTGTFRIRIYERDDFRGQMSEITDDCPSLQDRFHLNEIHSLNVLEGSWVLYEMPNYRGRQYLLRPGEYRRYLDWGAMNAKVGSLRRVMDFY; encoded by the exons ATGGGAAAG ATCACCTTCTACGAGGACCGGGGCTTCCAGGGCCACTGCTACGAGTGCAGCAGCGACTGCCCCAACCTGCAGCCCTACTTCAGCCGCTGCAACTCCGTCCGCGTGGACAGCGGCTGCTGGATGCTCTATGAGCGCCCCAACTACCAGGGCCACCAGTACTTCCTGCGGCGCGGAGACTACCCCGACTACCAGCAGTGGATGGGCCTCAGCGACTCGGTCCGCTCCTGCCGCCTCATCCCGCCA CACACTGGCACTTTCAGAATAAGAATCTACGAGAGAGATGACTTCAGAGGACAGATGTCAGAGATCACAGACGATTGTCCCTCTCTTCAAGACCGCTTCCATCTCAATGAGATTCACTCCCTCAACGTGCTGGAGGGTTCCTGGGTCCTCTACGAGATGCCAAACTACAGGGGAAGGCAGTACCTGCTGAGGCCAGGGGAGTACAGGAGATATCTTGACTGGGGGGCAATGAATGCCAAAGTTGGTTCTTTAAGACGGGTGATGgatttttattga
- the LOC122698941 gene encoding gamma-crystallin C isoform X2, producing the protein MGKITFYEDRGFQGHCYECSSDCPNLQPYFSRCNSVRVDSGCWMLYERPNYQGHQYFLRRGDYPDYQQWMGLSDSVRSCCLIRDQTSSHRLRLYEREDQKGLMVELSEDCPCIQDRFRLSEVRSLHVLEGCWVLYEMPNYRGRQYLLRPQEYRRYQDWGAVDAKAGSLRRVVDLY; encoded by the exons ATGGGCAAG ATCACCTTCTACGAGGACCGGGGCTTCCAGGGCCACTGCTACGAGTGCAGCAGCGACTGCCCCAACCTGCAGCCCTACTTCAGCCGCTGCAACTCCGTCCGCGTGGACAGCGGCTGCTGGATGCTCTATGAGCGCCCCAACTACCAGGGCCACCAGTACTTCCTGCGGCGCGGAGACTACCCCGACTACCAGCAGTGGATGGGCCTCAGCGACTCGGTCCGCTCCTGCTGTCTCATCCGCGAC CAGACAAGCTCCCATAGGCTGCGGCTGTATGAGAGAGAGGACCAGAAAGGCCTCATGGTGGAGCTGAGCGAGGACTGCCCCTGCATCCAGGACCGCTTCCGCCTGAGCGAGGTCCGCTCGCTGCACGTGCTGGAGGGCTGCTGGGTCCTCTACGAGATGCCCAACTACCGGGGGCGGCAGTACCTGCTGCGGCCCCAAGAGTACAGGCGCTACCAAGACTGGGGGGCCGTGGATGCCAAGGCGGGCTCTCTGCGGAGGGTGGTGGATTTATACTAA
- the LOC122698941 gene encoding gamma-crystallin C isoform X1 — translation MGKITFYEDRGFQGHCYECSSDCPNLQPYFSRCNSVRVDSGCWMLYERPNYQGHQYFLRRGDYPDYQQWMGLSDSVRSCCLIRDTSSHRLRLYEREDQKGLMVELSEDCPCIQDRFRLSEVRSLHVLEGCWVLYEMPNYRGRQYLLRPQEYRRYQDWGAVDAKAGSLRRVVDLY, via the exons ATGGGCAAG ATCACCTTCTACGAGGACCGGGGCTTCCAGGGCCACTGCTACGAGTGCAGCAGCGACTGCCCCAACCTGCAGCCCTACTTCAGCCGCTGCAACTCCGTCCGCGTGGACAGCGGCTGCTGGATGCTCTATGAGCGCCCCAACTACCAGGGCCACCAGTACTTCCTGCGGCGCGGAGACTACCCCGACTACCAGCAGTGGATGGGCCTCAGCGACTCGGTCCGCTCCTGCTGTCTCATCCGCGAC ACAAGCTCCCATAGGCTGCGGCTGTATGAGAGAGAGGACCAGAAAGGCCTCATGGTGGAGCTGAGCGAGGACTGCCCCTGCATCCAGGACCGCTTCCGCCTGAGCGAGGTCCGCTCGCTGCACGTGCTGGAGGGCTGCTGGGTCCTCTACGAGATGCCCAACTACCGGGGGCGGCAGTACCTGCTGCGGCCCCAAGAGTACAGGCGCTACCAAGACTGGGGGGCCGTGGATGCCAAGGCGGGCTCTCTGCGGAGGGTGGTGGATTTATACTAA
- the LOC122698942 gene encoding gamma-crystallin D has product MGKITFYEDRGFQGRHYECSSDHPNLQPYLGRCNSARVDSGCWMIYEQPNYLGPQYFLRRGDYPDYQQWMGLSDSVRSCRLIPHAGSHRLRLYEREDYRGQMIEITEDCSSLQDRFHFSEIHSLNVLEGSWILYELPNYRGRQYLLRPGEYRRYHDWGAMNAKVGSLRRVIDIY; this is encoded by the exons ATGGGGAAG ATCACCTTCTATGAGGACCGGGGCTTCCAGGGCCGCCACTATGAGTGCAGCAGCGACCACCCCAACCTGCAGCCTTACCTGGGCCGCTGCAATTCGGCGCGTGTGGACAGCGGCTGCTGGATGATCTACGAGCAGCCCAACTACCTGGGCCCGCAGTACTTCCTGCGGCGCGGAGACTACCCCGACTACCAGCAGTGGATGGGCCTCAGCGACTCGGTCCGCTCCTGCCGCCTCATCCCCCAC GCTGGCTCTCACAGGCTCAGACTTTATGAGAGGGAAGATTACAGAGGCCAGATGATAGAGATCACTGAGGACTGCTCCTCTCTTCAAGACCGCTTCCACTTCAGTGAGATTCACTCTCTCAATGTGCTGGAGGGTTCCTGGATCCTCTATGAGTTACCCAACTACCGGGGGCGGCAGTATCTGCTGAGGCCAGGGGAATACAGGCGCTACCATGACTGGGGGGCCATGAATGCCAAAGTGGGCTCCTTGAGAAGAGTCATAGATATCTATTGA